The Aquidulcibacter paucihalophilus genomic interval GAGCGGCCGATCTCGGGTGTGCGGCCGTCCCAGCCGATCTTCGCCATCTCCCAGGACATCACCAGCTGGAAGATCAACTGGGCGGTGACCTACATCGAGAGCCTGCGCCAGTTCAACTATGCCCCGGACCAGGTCTCGGGCTTCAGCGGCAGCGACTATTTCGAGGCCAATATCGAATACAAGCCGACGCCGACCCTCGCCATCCGCGCCCAGGTGAACGTCTGGAACGACTTCCAGGTCGAACGGACGGTCTTCGCCGACCGGACGCTGGCGCGCCCCATCGCCTTCACCGAACTGCGCCCGTCGGACCCGCGCACCTTCTGGCAGATCCGGGTGCGCAAGACGTTCTGAGCAAGCGCCTCCGGATCGCCCGAAGTCTGACGGCGATTTAATCCACCTGTCCCGCTTGTAACTGTATGCGCCGCCGCTCGCCGGGCACCGTTCACCCGACAGGGAGAGGGACGTATGACCAAGGCGATCTGGCTGGCCGGCGCGGCCGCATGTGCGTTGTTGGGCAGCCCGGCCTTCGCCCAGACCGCGGCCGGTGCCGGCACGCCGGTCGCCGACGCCGCAAGGCAGGGCGTGCTGGTCTTCGAGCCCGCCTTCTTCGCCGATGCCCGGCCCGACACGGCGCTGGACATGATCGCCCGCCTGCCGGGCTTCGCCTTCGAGTCCGGCGACAGCGGCACGCGCGGACTGGCCGGCACGGCGGGCAACGTCCTGATCGACGGCCGCCGTCCGTCGACCAAGAGCGACAACCTCGACCAGATCCTGCGCCGCATCTCGGCCGCGGGCGTGGCCCGCGTCGAACTGATCCGCGGCGGCGCGTCCGGCATCGACATGCAGGGCCGGTCCGTGGTCGCGAACGTCGTCCTGATCCGCACCGTCACGACCGAGCGGGTGGTCGAGACGAACACCTATGTCTATCCCGACGGCCACCTCGGCCCGGTGCTGTCGGCGCGATATTCGCGGCGCGAGGGCGACGACCAGATCGAGGGGTCGCTCAGCGGCTTCTCGGACCGCACCGACGGCACCGGCGACGGCTTCCGCCGCCGGTACGATCCAGCCGGAAACCTGATCCAGGACGCCGATCTGGTGCTGTGGGACCGCATCCGGAACCTGCGCGCCACCGGGGCTGTCCAGCGCCGGGCGGGCGGCGGGCTGCTGCGCGTCAACGGTCTGCTGGGCTGGTTCGGCAATGAGAACGCCCAGGACCTGCTGATCCGTTCGGGTGCCGGCGTCGACAGCTTCAACGACGAGGAATCGAACGACGTCAACAGCGAGCTGGGCGTCAACTGGACCCGCGACCTCGGCCCCCGGACGGGCCTCGAACTGACCGGTCTGCAGCGCTACTCGAGCGAGGACTACACCGGCGTCTCGGAAAGCAGCGGCGACAGCTCGACCTTCACCGCCGATTCAACCTCGGGCGAATCCATCGGCCGCGCCATCCTGCGCTTCCGCCCCAATGATCGCTGGTCGTTCGAGACCGGCGGCGAGGTCGCCTACAATTTCCTCGACAGCGCCACCGCCTATTCCGAAAACGGCGTGCCGATCCCGCTGCCGTCGTCCGCGGTCAAGGTCGAGGAACTGCGCGGCGAGGTCTTCGGCCAGGCGACCTGGCGGCCCGCGCCGACCCTGACCATCGAGGGCGGGCTGCGCGTCGAGGTGTCGGAGATCAGCCAGTCGGGTGACAGCGACCTGACCAAGTCCTTCGTCTATCCCAAGCCCCGCATCCAGGCGACCTGGACGCCCTGGACCGGCCACCAGTTCCGTTTCCGCGCCGAGCGCGAGGTGGGCCAGCTCGACTTCGGCGACTTCATCGCCTCGGCCGATATCGACATCGGCCAGGTCGAGGGCGGCAACCCCGATCTGGAGCCCGAGAAGTCGACCGTGATCGAGGCCATCTACGAGCGCCGCTTCTGGGGCGAGGGTGTGTTCGACGTCACCGTAAGCCATGCCGAGATCGAGGATGTGGTCGACGTCATCCCGCTCACGGGCGGTTTCGACGGCGTGGGCAATATCGGCGACGGCACAGCGGACTTCTTCCAGCTGCGCCTGACCCTGCCGACCGACCGGCTGGGCATCCCCAACGGGCGGTTCCAGACGCGCGGCAGCTGGTCCTCGACCTCGGTGCTCGATCCGGTCACGGGCGAGGAGCGGCGGTTCCAGGGCAATCAGGCCTTCGGCTGCGGCGTGTCCTTCAACCAGGATCTGGCGGGCGGACGCTGGTCCTGGGGCTTCGACCACGGCTGCAATGTCGACAAGGGCCGCGGCTTCCGGGTGCGCGAGGTGCGGGCCTTCTACGAAGAGCCGGGCGTCGGCGCCTTCGTGCAGTGGAAGCCGCAGGGCGACCTGACCGTCCGCGTCGACCTCGGCAACGCTACGGACCGGGCCCAGGGCTATGACCGCGAGATCTACTCGGGTCCCCGCGACACCGCCCCCCTGGCCTTCCGCGAGGTGCGCCGCACGCGGATGAGCCCCTGGCTGTTCGTCCAGATAAGAAAGACCTTCTGAAGAAGGCGTCCCCAACCCCCCGAAACTGACGGCGCGCCGACCCTCACGCGCCAAAAAGGGCGGAACCTTCCGGTTCCGCCCTTCCTGTATTCAACCCTTGGCCGGATCAGGCCGCGGGGTGGTTGCTGGCGTCATTGGCCCCGTGGGACCAGCCCTTGATCAGGAAGCTGATCAGGATGAAGAACACGCCGATGGCGATGCCGCCGAGGCCCAGCTTCTCGAAGACGTCGAGCGACGTCCGCAAGGCCAGACCGGGGTCCAGCACCTGACCACCCACGGTCTCCGTGCCGGCCAGGCCGGCGATCCAGCCGCCCACGAACTGGGCGATGGAGCTGGCCAGGAACCAGACGGCCATCATGAAGCTGACGACTGCCGGCATGGACAGTTTGGTGATCTCCGACAGGCCCACCGGCGACAGGAACAGCTCGCCCGTCGTGTGCAGCATGTAGAGCAGGCCCAGCAGGACGATCGGCATCTGGAAGGCCGAGTTGGCCATGCCGGCGCCCCACACCACCACCATGAAGCCGAGGCCGACCTGGAGCAGGCCGAGGCCGAACTTCATGACCGGGTTCGGGTCCATGTTGCGCTTGGCCAGGTACGCCCAGATGGCGGCCATGATCGGCGCGAAGATCAGGATGAAGCCGGCGTTGAACGACTGTGTCTGGGCGGCCGTGATGGTCGCGTCGATCCAGAAGCCGGTGGGCGTGGCGATGCCCGCGGCCTCGAGTTGGGCCGGCGTGCCCACGGTGATTCCGAACAGCTGGAAGGCCGTCGGCGTCAGGCTGAGGTCGACGTTGCGGTCGGCGAACAGGTTCAGCGAGGTGCCGGCCTGTTCGAACAGGGTGAAGAAGACCACCGAGCCGAAGATCAGCACGACGGCCAGCATCATCCGCTCGCGTTGGGCCCGCGTCTGGCAGACCTTGACGATGACGTAGAGGATGAACAGCAGCGACGCGATCGTGGCGGCCGTCAGGACGGTGCCGACCATGGCGTTGCGCTGGACCAGGAACCAGATCAGGCCGACGCCCAGGGTGCCGAGCAGATAGATCGACCATTCGCGGTTCAGCGGGCCGATCATCGGACGCTTGAGCGCCTCGGGGTTCGGCGGCTCGCCCTTGCCCTCGAGCAGGGGCTTGCCGAGCATGAAGACCACCCAGCCCAGCGCCATGCCGACGCCGGCCAGGCCGAAGCCTGCCCACCAGCCGACGGTCTGTCCCAGGTAGCCGCACAGCACCGCGGCCCAGAAGGCACCGAGGTTGATGCCGTAGTAGTAGAGGGTGAAGCCGGAATCCCGCCGCGGGTCACCCTGCGGATAGAGCTGTCCGACGATCGTCGAGATGTTCGGCTTCAGGAAGCCGACGCCCATGATGATCAGCGACACGGCCAGATAGAAGACGTTGACGCCCATCATGTCGCGGGTCTGGGCCATTTCGTAGGACCCTTCCGCCAGGGTGGCGGGCAGGGGCGAATCGGCCGGCATGCCGGCGACGGCGATGCCACCACCCTCGGCCGGGCCGAAGGCGTATTTCTCGCCATTGATGACGATGTTCACGTCGCGCGAGGCACCGCGGCCCTCGGCCGAAATCTCATAGGTCTGACCGCCGTAGGTCAGGGTCTCGGTCGCCGGGCGGCCCTCGAAGGCCATCATCCCGTGACCGGCCACCAGCAGCAGGGCACCGAAGGCGATGGCCTTGCGGGTGCCGATGTAGCGGTCGGCGAGAATGCCGCCGACCAGCGGCAGCAGATAGACCAGCGATGTGTAGGAACCGTAGGTCGACCCCGCCGTGGCGTCGTCGAACAGGAAATGCTGGGTCAGGAAGAAGATCAGGATGCCGCGCATGCCGTAGTAGGAGAAGCGCTCCCACATTTCGGCGAAGAACAGGATGATCAGTCCGCGCGGGTGGTTCTTCAGAATCTGCATCAGCACGGGGATGCCCGTGAGCAGCGTAATGATCAGGCCGGCTATGATGACGATGTTCATACCTGGTCTCCCCGGATGCGTCGGGATTTGAACCCGCCGGGCGTCGAAAGCGCCCCCCCAATGTCCGTTCTACTCAACGGCTCACTCCCATATTGCTGCGCCCCACCTGACGCGCGAGGCCGCATAAGCAGCACGGGGCGCATGACCGGACAAGGGTTAAGGGTAAATTGGCTGTGAGGTGGCGCGCCGACGGGCCAGGCGGCAGGATGGCTGCGAATCAACTCAGGCGCACCAGTATGTTGACGACGCGGCGGTCAGCGCTGATCGGAGCGGGCTCGGCGATGACGCTCGCGGCCTGCAGCCCGACGTCGCCGCGCGCGGCCGGGAATGTGATCGCGGCGGGCCAGCCGGCGGCCCTGCTGATCTGGGCCGTGGCCCGCGACCGGCTGGCGGGGTGGCCGCGCCGGCCGTCGACGGGCGCCTTGGCGGCGCTTCCCGATCTCGCGGCGACCCTGCCCGAACTGGGTGCCCTGGGCGGCGGGGGACAGCCCGCGAATCTCGAGGCCATGGCGGCGCTGCGGGCCCGGCTGGTGATCGACTATGGCGACACCGACGCCGAAGACCACGCGCTCGCCGACCGGATGAAGACCCGGCTGGGCGTCGACTGGCGTCTGATCGACGGCGCCCTGACAAAAATCCCCGAGGCCATCCGCGAAGCGGGCGAACTGCTGGACGTGGGCCGGAGCGCCGCCGGTCTCGCCGACGAGGCCGGCGCGGTGCTCGACCGCTGGCGCCGCGCGCCCGCCGGGTCGACCTTCTATTACGCCCGCGGGGTCGACGGACTGGAGACCGGCTTTCAGGGGTCCCTGGCCACCGAGGCGTTCGAAGGGGCCGGCTGGACCAATGTCGCCGGAGAGTCGCGGGACATCGGTCGGGTGACGCGGGAACAGGTCGCCGCCTGGGACCCCGAGGTCCTCGTCACGATGAGCCCGGCCTTCACGCAGTCGGTCCGCCATGACCCGGTCTGGCGGACCCGCCGCGGCGGTCAGCGTCGACGGCTGTTGCTTCTGCCCGACCATCCCTTCGGCTGGATCGACCGGCCGCCCTCGATCAACCGGCTGCTGGCCTGCGCCTGGCTGGCCGACCCGGAGGGTGCCCCGTTGACGATCGCCGGCCTGACCCGTCGGCTGTACGGCATGGTGCCGGCCGAGGTTCCCATGCCGCAGTGGATCCGGTGAGCCGGCTCCGGGGCTCGCTGCTTCCGGCCCTGCTGGTCCTGCTGACCCTGGCGGGCGCATTTCTGGTGCTCGCGACGGGGCCGCTGGGCGTGGCCCCGGATGCCCTGCTGACCGCCGTGGCCGGACAGGGAGCGCCGGAGGCGGAGCTGGCCCTGGCCCTGCGCGGCCCCCGTCTTCTGGCCGCGCTGACCTGCGGCGCCGCCCTGGCCGGGGCCGGGGCCGGGTTCCAGATCCTGTTCCGCAATCCGCTGGCGGCACCCGACCTGCTGGGTGTGTCGTCGGGGGCCGGGCTGGGTGCAGCCCTGGCCCTGCTGCTCGGCGCGGGCGCGGCGCTGGTGCAGGGCGCGGCCTTTGCGGGCGGCCTCGCCGCCGGTGCCCTCGCGCTCGCCTGCGCCGCCCTGACCCGCAGCGGCGACGCCCGCCTTGCCCTGATCCTGTGCGGCGTCGTCGCCGGCGCCCTCGCCTCGGCCGGGCTCGGTCTCGTCGTGGTCGTGGCGGAGCCCTATTCGCAACTGCCCTCGATCACCTACTGGCTGCTGGGATCATTCACCCGGGCGACCCTGCCGGAGGCGGGCGGTGCCGTCGTACCGGTGGCCCTCGGTGCGGCCGTGCTGATCTGGCTGGGCTTCCGGCTCGACATCCTGTCGCTCGGCGACGAGCAGGCGCGGTCACTGGGCCTGCCCGCGCGGCCCCTGCGCCTGCTGGCCCTCGCCGGCGCCGCCCTGATGACCTCCTCGGCCGTGGCCGTGGCCGGCGTGGTCGGCTGGATCGGCCTGCTGGCACCCCACGCCGCCCGGCTGATCGTCGGCGAGCGGGCCGGGCGGCTGATCCCCGCCGCCATGGCCCTCGGTGCCCTGTTCGCCCTGGTCATAGACCGGCTGTCCACCGCCTTCGGCCCGGCGGAGATCCCGGTCGGCCTGCTGTCCGCCGCCATCGGGGCACCGGCTTTCCTGATCCTGTTCGTCGCCACATCGAGGCGGTCATGAGCGGCCTGCGGCTGGAAGGTGTGGTGGCCGGACGTTTGTCCCGGTCAGGGGGCGGCTTCCGCCTGCCGCCGCTGGACCTGACGATCGAGGCCGGCGAGGTCCTCGCCCTGATCGGCCCCAACGGCGCGGGCAAGACCACCCTGCTGAAGACTCTCGCCGGCCTGCTGCCGCCGCTGGCCGGGGCGATCGTCGACACCGGCGCCCCGGCATATCTGCCGCCGCCGGGTGCCGTGTTCGCCGGCTTCTCCGCCCTGCATCTGACGGCGCTGGGTCGCGCCCGGCTGCGCCGCTGGTCGCCCGGCCTGACCCCGGAGGACCTCGACGCCGCCCGCGGCGCCCTCGACCGGCTGGAGGTGGGCTATCTCGCCGACCGCCCGTTCGACCGCCTGTCCAGCGGCCAGCAGCAGCTGGTCCTGATCGCGCGGCTGTTCGTGCAGGACGCGCCGGTCTGTCTGCTCGACGAGCCGCTGGCCCTGCTCGACCCGGCGCATGCGCAGGCGGTCGAGGCGGCGATCCGCGCCCTGGCCGCGGAGGGCCGGGTGGTCATCGCCTCGACCCACCACCTGCCCTTCGCCGCCCGCGCCGACCGGGTGCTGGCCATCGGACCGGAAGGGATCGACATCGCCGCCCCCGCCGAGGCCCTCGCCCCCGACCGCATCCGCGCCCTGTTCGGGGTGGTGGTCGCCGGCTGCCCCTGCTGCGGTCAGGCCTTGAGTTGAGCCCCCGCTTGCCCGACGCTGGCGCATCGATTTCCGGAAGGCCGACCATGTTCCGTTCCCGCCTCACCCTCGCCGCCGTCGCCCTGGCCCTGTTCGCCCCCCCCGCCGCCGCACAGGAGGCGCCGCGCTGGTCCTTCGCCATCCATGGCGGTGCCGGGGTCATCGAGCGCGCCAGCCTGACGCCCGAACAGGACGCCGCCTACCGCGCCGCCCTGCACCGGGCCCTCGAGGCCGGGTCGGCGGTTCTGGCCGCTGGCGGGTCCTCGCTGGACGCGGTGCAGGCGGCGATCGAGCTGATGGAGGACGACCCGCTGTTCAACGCCGGACGCGGGGCGGTCTTCACCGCCGCCGGGCGCAACGAGCTGGACGCCGCGGTGATGAACGGCTCGGACCTGACCGCCGGGGCCGTCGCCGGCCTGACCACCACCCGCCACCCGATCGCCGCCGCCCGCGCAGTGATGGAGCAGTCGCCGCACGTCATGCTGATCGGCGAGGGCGCGGATACCTTCGCCGCCTCGGTCGGGCTGGAGCAGGTCGACCCGGCCTTCTTCTTCACCGAGCGCCGCTGGCGGGGGCTGGAGGCGGCCCTGCGGGCGCAGAACCTGCCGATCCCGGAACGGCCGGCCGGCGCGCCGGGGCCGATGGCGGAGAGCACCCTGCCCGCCCCGCCGCTCAACGAGCGGAAGTTCGGCACGGTCGGCGCGGTGGCGCTGGACAGCCAGGGCCGGCTCGCGGCGGGCACCTCGACTGGCGGCATGACCGCCAAACGCTGGGGCCGGGTCGGCGACGTGCCGGTGCTGGGTGCCGGGACCTATGCGTCGAACCGCGACGGCTGCGCCGTGTCCGCGACCGGCGACGGGGAGTTCTACATCCGGGCCAGCGTCGCCCGCGACATCTGCGCCCGCATCGCAGGCGGATCGACAACCCAGGCCGCGGCCCAGGCCGAGGTGGACGACGCCCTCTCTTTGGGTGGGTCAGGCGGCGTCATCGTCATGGACAGTCAGGGCCGGCCGAGCTTCGCCATGACCACCTCGGGCATGTACCGGGGCTCGATCTCCAGCGACGTGCAGGCGGGGGTCGCCATCTACGGCGACGAGGCCCTGCGCCCGTGACCCAGGGCGCGACGATCGACCTCGCCGACAAGTTCGCCGCCTTCTCCGACCACTGGCGGCCGCGTGTCGCGGCGCAGCTGAACGGACAGGACGTGCGGCTGGTCAAGGTGCAGGGCGTCTTCCCCTGGCACAGCCATGCCGACGCCGAAGAGATGTTCCTGGTCTGGAAGGGCCGGTTCCGGGTCGAGTTTCGCGACCGCATCGAGACGCTCGAACCCGGCCAGTTCATCGTCGTGCCGCGCGGCGTCGAACACCGTACGGCCGCGGACGCGGAGGCCGAGGTGCTGATCTTCGAGCCATCGGAGGTGATCAACACCGGCGACGCCGCCGTCTCCGACTTCACCGCCCCGCAGGGACAGACGATCTGATGAGCAAGACCGACACGCCCGGCGTCATCGCCCCGCCGCCGCTGATCTATCTCGGCTTCCTGTTCGTCGGCTGGGGTCTGGCGGAACTCGGGGCCCGGCCGGAGGCGGTCGAGGCCGGATACCGCTGGCTGGCGGCTGGTTTCGGGCTGGAGATGGAGGTCCGCCGCGGCCTCGCCCTGGGACTGATCATCGGCGGCCTGTTGCTGGACGGTATGGCGGCGGGCCTGTTCCGTCGCCGAGGCACGGCGGTCGAGCCGTGGAAGCCGTCGACGGTCCTGATCAACGAGGGCCCCTACCGTTTCAGCCGCAACCCGATCTACGTCGGCTTCGCCATCACCTACGCCGGCCTGGCCATCGCCATGGACAGCGCCCTCGCCCTGTTTCTGCTGCTGCCGTGTCTGGCGGTGGTCGACCAGTTCGTGATCCAGCGCGAGGAGCGCTATCTGTCGGCCAAATTCGGGGCGGACTACGACGCCTATCGCCAGAAGGTGCGCCGGTGGCTGTGACGGACGACGAACTCTCGGCCATGGCCATCGAGGAGCTGGACCAGGCCTGCAGCCTGATCTGGCCCGAACTGGTCAAGATCACGCCCTGGGGTGACACCTTCGTGGGCGTCGCCCCGTCCGGCCGCGAGGTCGAGGTCGAGCGCCGCTATCTCTGGGCCCATGAGCCCGAGGGTGCCGTGGCCGTCGAGATCGAGGTCCGCGACATCGGGGCCCGCACCGGGGCCGAGGCCAGGGCGCTGATCACCCCGCCCCGCTGAGCGCCTCAAAAATCACCCCTGACGGGAATCGGTTGCGCCGTTAACCTTTCTCGTTGCCAAGCGGAGCCGTCGGGGCAAGATGCGCCCCGAACGGTTCTGGGTCTTCGAGAGGGAGCAGCATGTCCTACGGCGCAGACTTCGCCAACGCCGACCCGGCCAACGCGCCTCTGGACGGACCGCTGTTCATCGGCGCCGATCCCTTCGTCTGGGGTGCCATCCTGCTGGGACTGGCCGCGGCCCTGCTGCTGGGCTGGTATCTCGGTGCCCGGTCAAACCACAGCCGCGCCGACGCCGCCCAATCGATCTGGAAGGCCATCCATGACGCGACCCGCTCCGCCATGGGGGCCGATGACAACGCCCTGAAGGGGAAGGCCGAAAACCTGTTGAAGGTCGTCGACAGCCGACTCGGCAAGACCCTGGGGCTGGTCGGTGGCATGTCCAAGCAGATCGGCAATCTCAAAAAGGCCGTCAAGGGTGAGGCCCAGGCGGACGCCCACGGCCATGGCGGGGGCCACGGCGGCGGCCATGGCGCGGGACATGGCGGCGGTCACGGCGGCGGCCATGCCCCGGCTCATGACGCCCATGCGTCCCATGAGGTCCATGCCAGCCCTGCGGTCACCATCGTCAACGTCAACGCCGGAGCGACCGCCCTTGCGGCGGCCCAGGCACCGGCCGACCCTCACGCACCGGCCCATGGCGACAAGCCGGAGAAGCGCGACCTGAGCCATCGCGAGCAGACCGACGCCCTGCGTCTGGCCGTCGCCGCCTTCAACCAGCATTGGCGGGAAGAGGCCCTCCGGGTTGGTGAACTCCGCGCCGCCCATGCCGAACTTTCCAATCCCGGCCCGGCGCACAAATCGTCCGGCCACGGCAAGGTCTCTCACGGCG includes:
- a CDS encoding ABC transporter ATP-binding protein; translated protein: MSGLRLEGVVAGRLSRSGGGFRLPPLDLTIEAGEVLALIGPNGAGKTTLLKTLAGLLPPLAGAIVDTGAPAYLPPPGAVFAGFSALHLTALGRARLRRWSPGLTPEDLDAARGALDRLEVGYLADRPFDRLSSGQQQLVLIARLFVQDAPVCLLDEPLALLDPAHAQAVEAAIRALAAEGRVVIASTHHLPFAARADRVLAIGPEGIDIAAPAEALAPDRIRALFGVVVAGCPCCGQALS
- a CDS encoding TonB-dependent receptor, whose translation is MTKAIWLAGAAACALLGSPAFAQTAAGAGTPVADAARQGVLVFEPAFFADARPDTALDMIARLPGFAFESGDSGTRGLAGTAGNVLIDGRRPSTKSDNLDQILRRISAAGVARVELIRGGASGIDMQGRSVVANVVLIRTVTTERVVETNTYVYPDGHLGPVLSARYSRREGDDQIEGSLSGFSDRTDGTGDGFRRRYDPAGNLIQDADLVLWDRIRNLRATGAVQRRAGGGLLRVNGLLGWFGNENAQDLLIRSGAGVDSFNDEESNDVNSELGVNWTRDLGPRTGLELTGLQRYSSEDYTGVSESSGDSSTFTADSTSGESIGRAILRFRPNDRWSFETGGEVAYNFLDSATAYSENGVPIPLPSSAVKVEELRGEVFGQATWRPAPTLTIEGGLRVEVSEISQSGDSDLTKSFVYPKPRIQATWTPWTGHQFRFRAEREVGQLDFGDFIASADIDIGQVEGGNPDLEPEKSTVIEAIYERRFWGEGVFDVTVSHAEIEDVVDVIPLTGGFDGVGNIGDGTADFFQLRLTLPTDRLGIPNGRFQTRGSWSSTSVLDPVTGEERRFQGNQAFGCGVSFNQDLAGGRWSWGFDHGCNVDKGRGFRVREVRAFYEEPGVGAFVQWKPQGDLTVRVDLGNATDRAQGYDREIYSGPRDTAPLAFREVRRTRMSPWLFVQIRKTF
- a CDS encoding cupin domain-containing protein, giving the protein MTQGATIDLADKFAAFSDHWRPRVAAQLNGQDVRLVKVQGVFPWHSHADAEEMFLVWKGRFRVEFRDRIETLEPGQFIVVPRGVEHRTAADAEAEVLIFEPSEVINTGDAAVSDFTAPQGQTI
- a CDS encoding oligopeptide:H+ symporter, whose amino-acid sequence is MNIVIIAGLIITLLTGIPVLMQILKNHPRGLIILFFAEMWERFSYYGMRGILIFFLTQHFLFDDATAGSTYGSYTSLVYLLPLVGGILADRYIGTRKAIAFGALLLVAGHGMMAFEGRPATETLTYGGQTYEISAEGRGASRDVNIVINGEKYAFGPAEGGGIAVAGMPADSPLPATLAEGSYEMAQTRDMMGVNVFYLAVSLIIMGVGFLKPNISTIVGQLYPQGDPRRDSGFTLYYYGINLGAFWAAVLCGYLGQTVGWWAGFGLAGVGMALGWVVFMLGKPLLEGKGEPPNPEALKRPMIGPLNREWSIYLLGTLGVGLIWFLVQRNAMVGTVLTAATIASLLFILYVIVKVCQTRAQRERMMLAVVLIFGSVVFFTLFEQAGTSLNLFADRNVDLSLTPTAFQLFGITVGTPAQLEAAGIATPTGFWIDATITAAQTQSFNAGFILIFAPIMAAIWAYLAKRNMDPNPVMKFGLGLLQVGLGFMVVVWGAGMANSAFQMPIVLLGLLYMLHTTGELFLSPVGLSEITKLSMPAVVSFMMAVWFLASSIAQFVGGWIAGLAGTETVGGQVLDPGLALRTSLDVFEKLGLGGIAIGVFFILISFLIKGWSHGANDASNHPAA
- a CDS encoding isoprenylcysteine carboxylmethyltransferase family protein — protein: MSKTDTPGVIAPPPLIYLGFLFVGWGLAELGARPEAVEAGYRWLAAGFGLEMEVRRGLALGLIIGGLLLDGMAAGLFRRRGTAVEPWKPSTVLINEGPYRFSRNPIYVGFAITYAGLAIAMDSALALFLLLPCLAVVDQFVIQREERYLSAKFGADYDAYRQKVRRWL
- a CDS encoding isoaspartyl peptidase/L-asparaginase; this translates as MFRSRLTLAAVALALFAPPAAAQEAPRWSFAIHGGAGVIERASLTPEQDAAYRAALHRALEAGSAVLAAGGSSLDAVQAAIELMEDDPLFNAGRGAVFTAAGRNELDAAVMNGSDLTAGAVAGLTTTRHPIAAARAVMEQSPHVMLIGEGADTFAASVGLEQVDPAFFFTERRWRGLEAALRAQNLPIPERPAGAPGPMAESTLPAPPLNERKFGTVGAVALDSQGRLAAGTSTGGMTAKRWGRVGDVPVLGAGTYASNRDGCAVSATGDGEFYIRASVARDICARIAGGSTTQAAAQAEVDDALSLGGSGGVIVMDSQGRPSFAMTTSGMYRGSISSDVQAGVAIYGDEALRP
- a CDS encoding iron ABC transporter permease, which encodes MSRLRGSLLPALLVLLTLAGAFLVLATGPLGVAPDALLTAVAGQGAPEAELALALRGPRLLAALTCGAALAGAGAGFQILFRNPLAAPDLLGVSSGAGLGAALALLLGAGAALVQGAAFAGGLAAGALALACAALTRSGDARLALILCGVVAGALASAGLGLVVVVAEPYSQLPSITYWLLGSFTRATLPEAGGAVVPVALGAAVLIWLGFRLDILSLGDEQARSLGLPARPLRLLALAGAALMTSSAVAVAGVVGWIGLLAPHAARLIVGERAGRLIPAAMALGALFALVIDRLSTAFGPAEIPVGLLSAAIGAPAFLILFVATSRRS